The following coding sequences lie in one Cannabis sativa cultivar Pink pepper isolate KNU-18-1 chromosome 5, ASM2916894v1, whole genome shotgun sequence genomic window:
- the LOC115716104 gene encoding uncharacterized protein LOC115716104, which translates to MDGLIRGLADVVLGHGDDDDSRDERSRSSWAEVVSGDQDGDERGCDRRSHGYGRKQSNPDEGMSDHRQEDWPNVDSRPPRRTQKATYGQYEAGEERHQESRRSRKDDDDEESNNDGWETVGKKPQRQQHKIQKDNWQGYKRPASEQEYTDEVEIGSNIEPTEEELADLSQACNKLWELDLNRLVPCKDYEIDCGEGKKVHQREDMAGGSLFNWLSEDVFRKPTFSRFCSLLDNYNPNAGIKEVVTSEERQEQAAFIEEISRTAPIRYLHKYLSSKGIVSRNLQEFKQLMTSLWFDLYGRCGTSGSSSAFEHVFVGEVKQRGEHEISGFHNWLQFYLEEAKGRVDYQGYIFPRRRGETPDSETQLLTIQFEWNGILKAVSSTLVGVSPEFEIALYSLCFFVGGEDNHVQLGPYSVNIKCYRLGNNIGSAFPVSLS; encoded by the exons ATGGACGGTCTGATCAGGGGCTTGGCGGACGTAGTTCTCGGCCACGGAGACGACGATGACTCCAGAGATGAACGGTCCAGATCCAGTTGGGCTGAG GTTGTGTCTGGCGATCAGGATGGAGATGAACGAGGCTGTGATCGTCGTTCTCATGGATATGGTCGTAAACAGTCGAATCCAGATGAG GGTATGAGTGATCATAGGCAAGAAGATTGGCCTAATGTGGATTCAAGACCTCCAAGGAGAACCCAGAAG GCCACATATGGGCAGTATGAAGCTGGTGAAGAAAGACATCAGGAAAGCCGTCGGAGTAGAAAG gatgatgatgatgaggaaAGCAATAATGATGGTTGGGAGACTGTTGGCAAAAAACCCCAAAGACAACAACACAAG ATTCAGAAGGACAATTGGCAAGGATATAAAAGGCCTGCAAGTGAGCAAGAATACACTGATGAAGTTGAAATCGGTTCTAACATTGAACCAACAGAAGAAGAGCTGGCCGATCTATCTCAAGCGTGCAACAAACTGTGGGAACTTGACTTAAACCGTTTGGTACCTTGCAAGGATTACGAAATTGATTGTGGTGAGGGAAAGAAAGTTCACCAAAGGGAAGATATGGCTGGAGGAAGCTTATTCAACTGGCTGAGTGAAGATGTATTCAGGAAGCCTACATTTTCTCGATTTTGTTCTCTTCTAGATAACTACAATCCTAATGCAGGAATCAAAGAAGTTGTCACTTCAGAAGAGAGACAAGAGCAAGCTGCTTTCATAGAAGAAATCAGCAGAACTGCCCCGATTAGATATCTACACAAGTACCTTTCATCCAAAGGAATTGTGTCTCGAAACCTTCAAGAGTTCAAACAATTAATGACAAGTCTTTGGTTCGATCTCTATGGCCGATGTGGTACATCTGGCTCCTCTTCTGCTTTCGAACATGTTTTTGTTGGAGAAGTTAAGCAACGTGGTGAACACGAGATTTCTGGCTTTCATAATTGGCTTCAG TTTTACCTTGAAGAAGCTAAGGGAAGGGTTGACTATCAAGGCTATATCTTCCCTCGACGACGTGGTGAAACt CCAGACAGTGAAACCCAATTACTGACAATCCAGTTCGAGTGGAATGGTATCCTGAAAGCTGTGTCAAGCACTTTGGTTGGAGTAAGCCCAGAATTTGAAATTGCATTGTATAGCTTATGTTTCTTTGTTGGTGGAGAGGACAACCACGTACAGTTGGGTCCATACTCAGTTAATATCAAATGCTATCGCCTTGGCAACAATATTGGATCTGCTTTTCCTGTCTCTCTCTCATGA